In one window of Limnothrix sp. FACHB-406 DNA:
- the rimO gene encoding 30S ribosomal protein S12 methylthiotransferase RimO, with product MAGKPTIAVTHLGCEKNRIDTEHMMGLLAQAGYDVSANDDAADYAIVNTCSFIQEAREESVRTLVSLAEAGKRIVITGCMAQHFRDTLLDEIPEAVAVVGTGDYHKIVDVVQRTEAGERVQEISEEPTYIADETVPRYRTTAEGTAYLRVAEGCDYRCAFCIIPHLRGDQRSRSIESIVAEAHKLADEGVQELILISQITTNYGLDRYGKPKLAELLRALGEVDIPWVRIHYAYPTGLTESVIAAIRETPNILPYIDLPLQHSHPEVLRSMNRPWQANVNDRLLAQIREQLPNAVMRTTFIVGFPGETEEHFEHLCDFVQRHEFDHVGVFTFSPEEGTAAFNLPNQLPQEVMDGRRDRLMALQQPISLKRNQAYVGQTVDVLIEQVNPKTGQFLGRSARYSPDVDGLVYVTGPARLGAIVPVTITAAEPYDLFGEVAVSA from the coding sequence ATGGCTGGAAAACCCACGATCGCCGTTACTCACCTCGGTTGCGAAAAAAATCGCATTGACACCGAGCATATGATGGGCCTGCTAGCCCAGGCAGGCTATGACGTGAGTGCCAACGACGATGCGGCAGACTACGCGATCGTCAACACCTGTAGCTTCATTCAGGAGGCACGGGAAGAATCGGTGCGCACCTTGGTTTCCCTGGCGGAAGCGGGCAAACGAATTGTGATCACGGGCTGCATGGCTCAACACTTTCGGGACACCCTTTTGGATGAAATTCCGGAAGCCGTGGCCGTGGTGGGCACGGGCGACTATCACAAGATTGTGGATGTGGTGCAGCGAACGGAAGCGGGCGAGCGCGTTCAGGAAATTTCGGAAGAACCAACCTACATTGCCGATGAGACCGTCCCTCGCTATCGCACCACGGCCGAAGGCACGGCCTACCTGCGGGTGGCGGAGGGGTGTGACTACCGCTGTGCGTTCTGCATCATTCCCCACTTGCGGGGCGACCAGCGATCGCGCTCGATCGAGTCGATTGTGGCCGAAGCCCACAAGCTGGCCGATGAAGGGGTGCAAGAGCTAATCTTAATTTCCCAAATCACCACCAACTACGGCCTAGACCGCTATGGCAAGCCCAAGCTGGCGGAGCTGTTGCGGGCCCTCGGTGAGGTGGACATTCCTTGGGTGCGAATCCACTATGCCTATCCCACGGGGCTGACAGAATCGGTGATTGCGGCCATTCGGGAAACGCCGAATATCTTGCCCTATATTGATTTGCCGCTCCAGCATTCCCACCCGGAAGTGCTGCGATCGATGAATCGCCCTTGGCAGGCCAATGTGAACGATCGGCTCTTGGCCCAAATTCGCGAGCAATTGCCCAATGCCGTCATGCGCACCACGTTCATTGTGGGCTTTCCCGGCGAAACGGAGGAGCACTTTGAGCATTTGTGCGACTTTGTGCAGCGCCACGAATTTGACCATGTGGGGGTGTTCACCTTCTCGCCCGAGGAGGGAACTGCCGCGTTTAATTTGCCCAACCAACTCCCGCAGGAAGTGATGGATGGTCGGCGCGATCGACTGATGGCCCTGCAACAGCCCATTTCCCTGAAGCGAAATCAGGCCTACGTGGGCCAAACGGTGGATGTGCTGATTGAGCAGGTGAACCCGAAAACGGGACAATTCTTGGGTCGATCGGCTCGGTATTCTCCCGATGTGGATGGTTTGGTCTATGTCACTGGGCCGGCTCGCCTGGGGGCGATCGTCCCGGTCACGATCACCGCAGCCGAACCCTACGATCTATTTGGCGAGGTTGCCGTCTCCGCCTAA
- a CDS encoding phage holin family protein — protein sequence MVSFLIVAVVIAVGLILLTYLPFGVEVDSPWKALIAGIILGIFQGLARAVPGWLTFLPKLLTLGLFSLIVSTLLFGLAAWLVEGFRLKNGIWSALLGAVFISIFQSLVLGVLGNFLPVLNQ from the coding sequence GTGGTTTCTTTTCTGATCGTGGCCGTCGTCATTGCCGTCGGCCTGATTCTGCTAACCTATTTGCCGTTTGGCGTGGAAGTCGATAGCCCTTGGAAGGCCTTGATCGCCGGTATTATTTTGGGCATTTTTCAGGGGTTGGCGCGGGCCGTTCCCGGCTGGCTCACCTTCTTACCCAAGTTGCTCACGCTGGGCTTGTTTTCTTTAATTGTTAGCACCTTGCTGTTTGGTCTAGCTGCTTGGTTGGTGGAAGGTTTCCGCCTCAAAAATGGCATTTGGAGTGCCTTGCTGGGGGCAGTTTTTATTAGCATTTTCCAATCGTTGGTGCTGGGAGTTCTGGGAAATTTCCTGCCCGTTCTCAACCAATAA